One part of the Arachidicoccus terrestris genome encodes these proteins:
- the pstA gene encoding phosphate ABC transporter permease PstA, whose translation MNDRLKLRIFKNKAMQGVIIALTFLCVLPLAFILIYIIKSGITAINWDFITNIPKPVGETGGGVANALLGTLIIIVVATVIAVPIGILCGVYLSENKKSKIAYWASVCVDILQGVPSIVIGIVAYFWIVRPMGGFSALSGSIALAIMMFPIIIRSTEETLKLIPDSLKEAAYALGMPTHKVILKVIVPCGFSGIISGVMLSVARIAGETAPLLFTAFGNPFIETNLLKPMQSLPLLIFNYATSSYKDWQNLAWGASLVLLVFVLALNLLTKLMTRKWKVQL comes from the coding sequence ATGAATGATCGATTAAAACTCCGGATTTTTAAGAATAAAGCGATGCAGGGCGTCATTATTGCGTTGACCTTTCTATGCGTTCTTCCGCTGGCCTTTATCCTGATCTACATTATAAAATCGGGGATAACAGCTATCAACTGGGATTTTATAACAAATATTCCAAAACCCGTTGGAGAAACAGGTGGTGGCGTCGCCAATGCGCTGTTGGGGACCCTGATTATTATTGTCGTGGCAACTGTTATCGCCGTTCCCATTGGTATCCTCTGTGGCGTGTATCTGAGCGAAAATAAAAAAAGTAAAATCGCGTATTGGGCAAGTGTTTGCGTAGATATTCTCCAGGGAGTGCCTTCCATTGTGATCGGAATTGTTGCCTATTTTTGGATTGTGCGGCCAATGGGAGGTTTCTCGGCATTGTCGGGCAGTATTGCCCTGGCCATAATGATGTTTCCCATTATTATCCGCTCCACAGAGGAAACACTTAAACTGATTCCTGATTCACTTAAGGAAGCAGCTTATGCACTGGGCATGCCTACTCATAAAGTGATCCTGAAAGTGATCGTTCCTTGTGGATTTAGTGGAATAATATCAGGGGTAATGCTTTCTGTTGCCAGAATTGCCGGAGAGACGGCGCCTTTGCTGTTTACTGCCTTTGGCAATCCTTTCATAGAAACCAATTTATTAAAGCCGATGCAAAGTTTACCTTTGCTGATTTTCAATTATGCGACCAGTTCCTATAAGGATTGGCAAAATCTCGCCTGGGGCGCTTCACTGGTGTTACTGGTCTTTGTCCTGGCGCTTAATCTTCTTACAAAATTGATGACGAGAAAATGGAAAGTACAATTATAA
- a CDS encoding amidohydrolase family protein, whose amino-acid sequence MERIDAHQHFWIYDPVRDSWISEDMSKIRRDFLPGDLAPLLKENKIDGCIAVQADQSLNETDFLLSLAAKNNFIKGVVGWVDIKSNDLDQTLALYVNQPLLKGFRHILQGEEDIQAFLKDGLFENGVARILDKGYTYDLLVYHNQLEGLLPMVNRLSEKGGRRLVLDHMGKPDLRTGDILNWKKNISQLAANKNVYCKVSGLVTEADWLHWKPKELKAVLDTVLEAFGPERLLFGSDWPVCLLATSYAKWLETLAVYFEGFSESQRDDIFGGNAIRFYDINI is encoded by the coding sequence ATGGAAAGAATTGATGCACATCAGCATTTCTGGATATACGATCCTGTGAGAGATAGCTGGATATCGGAGGATATGTCAAAGATCCGGCGAGATTTTTTGCCAGGCGATCTTGCGCCCTTACTGAAGGAAAATAAAATAGATGGCTGCATTGCTGTCCAGGCAGATCAGTCATTAAATGAAACAGATTTTCTGCTGTCACTGGCCGCTAAAAATAATTTTATTAAAGGGGTTGTCGGTTGGGTGGATATTAAAAGTAACGATCTCGATCAAACGCTTGCATTGTATGTCAATCAGCCTTTACTTAAGGGCTTTCGCCATATTTTGCAGGGGGAAGAAGATATCCAGGCTTTTTTGAAAGATGGTCTTTTTGAGAATGGTGTTGCCCGTATCCTTGACAAGGGGTATACCTATGATCTTTTGGTATATCATAACCAACTTGAAGGCCTTCTTCCCATGGTTAACCGCCTTTCGGAAAAAGGTGGACGAAGGCTGGTGCTGGATCATATGGGAAAGCCTGATCTAAGAACAGGCGATATCTTGAATTGGAAAAAAAATATTAGTCAGTTGGCAGCCAACAAGAATGTTTATTGTAAAGTATCAGGGTTGGTAACAGAGGCGGACTGGCTTCATTGGAAGCCAAAGGAACTTAAGGCAGTTTTAGACACTGTATTGGAGGCTTTCGGCCCAGAACGTCTTTTGTTTGGCAGTGACTGGCCGGTATGCCTGCTTGCAACTAGTTATGCTAAATGGCTGGAGACATTGGCCGTTTATTTTGAAGGGTTCAGTGAGTCGCAAAGGGACGATATATTTGGCGGCAACGCGATCAGGTTCTACGATATTAATATTTAA
- the phoU gene encoding phosphate signaling complex protein PhoU, translated as MAQIELEIKSLKEELVNMGDLVKAQLQKSKTALKNFDKNLAREIVVKEKRVNGYELKIDRDCENILALRTPVAIDLRFILAVLKINNNLERIGDIAEGIAKYIIHTETKFASTLLEQSKVLQMLEVGISILEDGLASFEHENTILARSIFLRDEFLDEVNFQAINFTKTYLAEHPSEIDETLYILSIIRKLERVGDQVKNIAEEIIFYIEAKVLKHNKDAQP; from the coding sequence ATGGCACAGATAGAACTTGAGATAAAGAGCCTGAAAGAAGAACTTGTCAATATGGGCGACCTGGTTAAAGCGCAACTCCAGAAATCCAAAACGGCGCTTAAGAATTTTGATAAGAATCTGGCCCGTGAAATAGTGGTTAAGGAAAAACGGGTAAACGGCTATGAATTGAAAATTGACCGTGATTGCGAGAATATCCTGGCACTCCGGACACCTGTCGCTATTGACTTAAGATTTATATTAGCGGTACTGAAAATTAATAACAACCTGGAAAGAATAGGAGATATTGCGGAAGGCATTGCTAAATATATCATCCATACAGAAACTAAGTTTGCATCCACCTTGCTTGAGCAATCCAAAGTCTTACAGATGCTGGAGGTTGGTATATCTATTTTAGAAGATGGACTTGCTTCCTTCGAACATGAGAATACGATTCTGGCAAGGAGTATTTTTTTAAGAGATGAATTTTTGGATGAAGTGAACTTTCAGGCGATTAATTTTACAAAAACATATTTGGCCGAGCACCCTTCAGAAATTGACGAAACACTTTATATCCTTTCCATTATCCGCAAATTAGAACGGGTGGGGGATCAGGTGAAAAATATTGCAGAAGAAATCATATTTTACATTGAGGCAAAAGTCCTTAAGCATAACAAAGATGCACAGCCATAA
- the ispE gene encoding 4-(cytidine 5'-diphospho)-2-C-methyl-D-erythritol kinase, protein MIVSPGAKINLGLYITAKRSDGFHDLLTFFYPIPFSDSLEIIPMSARTQITDSSLWAKKLPPAEADFQPSDIPGLPIKYSASGLPVQGSLESNLCVKAYKLLKTDYPALLPVAMHLHKSVPMGAGLGGGSADGAATLKILNQLGNLQLSEKQLHAYADKLGSDCPFFIKNEPQVATGKGEILVSAPLSLEGYTLLLVCPHIHVPTATAFKQIKPQAGPTREILLQIIGSGPENWSGQLHNQFEHAVFRQFPAIKEIKQTLYDLGAAYASMTGSGSSVFGIFKTANTPVEEALLPFENYYVGSWQL, encoded by the coding sequence ATGATTGTCTCACCGGGCGCAAAAATTAATCTGGGACTCTATATTACAGCCAAAAGAAGCGATGGCTTTCATGATCTATTGACCTTTTTCTATCCTATTCCCTTTTCCGATAGCCTAGAGATCATCCCGATGTCTGCGCGTACGCAGATAACAGATTCTTCATTATGGGCCAAGAAGCTGCCACCCGCCGAAGCTGATTTTCAGCCCTCCGACATTCCAGGGCTCCCGATTAAATATAGCGCCTCGGGGCTCCCTGTACAGGGCTCATTAGAGAGCAATCTGTGTGTTAAGGCATACAAATTGCTTAAAACAGATTACCCTGCGCTTCTGCCGGTAGCCATGCATTTGCATAAAAGTGTACCTATGGGCGCCGGACTCGGAGGAGGTAGCGCCGACGGCGCCGCTACGCTCAAAATATTAAACCAATTGGGCAACCTGCAGCTGTCGGAAAAACAATTGCATGCTTATGCAGACAAGCTGGGCAGTGACTGCCCTTTTTTTATTAAAAATGAGCCTCAGGTAGCAACCGGAAAGGGAGAAATACTTGTTTCTGCGCCATTATCGCTCGAAGGCTATACCTTGCTACTTGTATGTCCCCATATCCATGTACCGACGGCAACGGCTTTCAAGCAAATAAAGCCTCAGGCAGGGCCAACCCGGGAAATTTTACTACAGATCATAGGATCAGGCCCTGAAAACTGGTCCGGACAGCTTCATAATCAATTCGAACATGCCGTTTTCAGGCAGTTTCCAGCCATCAAAGAAATCAAGCAGACGTTATATGATCTCGGAGCGGCATATGCCAGCATGACTGGCTCAGGCAGCTCAGTATTTGGTATCTTTAAAACAGCAAACACCCCGGTTGAGGAAGCCCTTCTTCCCTTTGAAAATTATTATGTGGGTAGCTGGCAATTATAA
- a CDS encoding fumarylacetoacetate hydrolase family protein gives MKLIRFGAVGQEKTGVLIGDKRYDTSGFGQDYNEQFFENGGLEKLAAYIKENEGKLTEVADNERWGSAVARPSKIICIGLNYAKHAAETGAQIPKEPIVFFKATTALCGPFDNVIIPKGSVKTDWEVELAVVIGKKASYVEEDEALDYVAGYALLNDYSEREFQIERGGQWVKGKGCDTFAPLGPYVATKDEIADPNNLHLWLDVNGKRLQDSSTSDFIFNVQQLVSYLSQFMTLLPGDVISTGTPAGVGLGMNPEPWYLKPGDTVELGIEGLGSSRQTAVSYGKN, from the coding sequence ATGAAACTGATAAGATTTGGTGCAGTAGGTCAGGAAAAGACCGGTGTTTTAATAGGAGACAAACGTTATGATACTTCTGGGTTTGGACAGGATTATAATGAACAATTCTTTGAGAATGGCGGATTGGAAAAACTGGCTGCTTATATAAAAGAAAATGAGGGAAAACTGACAGAAGTCGCAGATAATGAAAGGTGGGGTAGTGCAGTAGCCCGGCCATCGAAAATTATTTGTATTGGACTGAATTATGCAAAGCATGCAGCAGAGACTGGTGCCCAGATTCCTAAAGAACCGATTGTGTTTTTTAAAGCAACGACAGCACTCTGTGGTCCTTTTGATAATGTCATCATACCAAAAGGCTCTGTAAAAACAGACTGGGAAGTAGAGCTGGCGGTGGTTATTGGTAAAAAAGCCTCCTATGTGGAGGAGGATGAAGCGTTGGACTATGTAGCGGGTTATGCGCTTCTCAATGATTATAGCGAAAGAGAATTTCAGATTGAAAGGGGCGGCCAATGGGTAAAAGGCAAGGGTTGCGATACATTTGCGCCTTTAGGCCCATATGTGGCTACAAAGGACGAAATTGCCGATCCAAATAATCTGCATCTCTGGTTAGACGTCAATGGCAAAAGGCTGCAGGACTCTTCCACCTCTGACTTTATTTTTAATGTCCAGCAATTGGTGAGTTACCTGAGCCAGTTTATGACACTGTTGCCAGGAGATGTGATTTCCACGGGTACTCCGGCAGGTGTCGGCCTGGGGATGAACCCCGAGCCCTGGTACCTTAAACCGGGTGATACGGTGGAATTAGGTATAGAAGGATTGGGTAGCTCCAGACAAACGGCAGTGTCTTATGGAAAGAATTGA
- a CDS encoding bifunctional nuclease family protein, producing the protein MKKIELEIIALSHSMSGTQSYAVVLGEVNGLRKLPIVIGGFEAQAIAVALERMKPTRPLTHDLIKNITSAFNIEVLEVIINDLQEGVFYATLVCMNDHQSAEIDSRTSDAIALAVRYGCPIYTYEHILDSASLEMNTSSVGTSETYTAGQPEEQKKENDLSHLSLVELQKMLDQVLEAEDYIKAAAIRDEINMRKNK; encoded by the coding sequence ATGAAAAAGATTGAATTAGAAATAATTGCCTTATCACATAGTATGTCCGGTACTCAATCATATGCCGTTGTATTGGGTGAGGTAAACGGGCTGCGTAAATTGCCAATAGTCATAGGCGGCTTTGAGGCACAGGCTATCGCAGTGGCCCTTGAAAGAATGAAGCCTACCCGTCCTTTGACACATGACTTGATCAAAAATATTACATCTGCCTTTAATATTGAAGTGCTGGAAGTGATTATCAATGATTTGCAAGAGGGTGTCTTTTATGCGACTCTGGTTTGTATGAACGATCATCAATCTGCAGAAATTGACAGCCGTACCAGTGATGCGATCGCCCTGGCAGTTCGCTATGGCTGTCCCATCTATACCTATGAACATATTCTGGACAGCGCTTCGCTGGAAATGAATACTTCATCCGTAGGTACCTCGGAAACATATACGGCCGGTCAACCGGAAGAACAGAAAAAAGAAAATGATCTTTCTCATTTAAGTTTAGTTGAATTGCAGAAAATGCTGGATCAGGTATTGGAAGCTGAAGATTATATTAAGGCTGCTGCTATCCGTGATGAGATCAATATGCGTAAAAACAAATAG
- a CDS encoding L-fucose dehydrogenase: protein MDLGLKDKVVIVTGGAKGIGAAIALLLAQEGAQVVIVGRKATDNQKKLNEIIQAGGRGYAIEAELNNPENSKKVIDEVLKAFGRIDGIVNNAGHNDGVGLEKGSYEGFIESIHKNVVHYYLLVHYALPALIASKGSIVNISSKTAEVGQGNTSGYAAANGARNALTREWAVELLKYQIRVNAIVVAECWTPQYEQWIKALPDSEEKLADITSRIPLGNRMTTAEEIANTTAFLLSEKSSHTTGQLLHIDGGYVHLDRALANA from the coding sequence ATGGATTTAGGATTGAAGGATAAAGTGGTTATTGTAACAGGTGGAGCGAAAGGTATCGGAGCAGCTATCGCTTTATTACTAGCTCAGGAAGGTGCCCAAGTTGTCATTGTGGGTAGAAAAGCGACCGACAATCAGAAGAAGCTCAATGAGATTATCCAGGCTGGCGGTAGAGGTTATGCGATCGAAGCGGAGCTCAATAACCCGGAAAATAGTAAAAAGGTCATAGATGAGGTGTTGAAAGCATTTGGGAGGATCGATGGTATTGTCAATAATGCCGGCCATAATGACGGTGTTGGACTGGAGAAAGGCAGCTATGAGGGTTTTATTGAATCGATACACAAAAATGTTGTCCATTATTACTTATTGGTTCATTACGCATTACCAGCGCTAATCGCCTCTAAGGGTAGTATTGTTAATATCTCTTCAAAAACCGCAGAGGTAGGCCAGGGCAATACGTCCGGCTATGCAGCGGCCAATGGCGCAAGAAATGCCCTGACAAGAGAATGGGCAGTGGAATTGCTCAAATACCAGATTCGGGTTAATGCTATTGTGGTGGCAGAGTGCTGGACGCCTCAATACGAACAGTGGATTAAGGCCCTGCCTGATTCTGAGGAAAAACTCGCCGATATCACCAGCAGGATTCCTCTGGGTAACCGGATGACCACTGCGGAAGAGATTGCCAATACTACGGCATTTCTACTATCGGAAAAATCATCACATACAACCGGACAATTGCTCCATATAGATGGCGGGTACGTGCATCTGGACCGGGCACTGGCCAATGCCTGA
- a CDS encoding L-rhamnose mutarotase, producing MRTYALALDLKDDPALIREYEAYHKNVWPEVLTSIKESGIQFMQIYRTGNRLFMQMTVNDRFSFEKKAAADNANPKVIEWEELMWKYQQGLPGAAPGQKWILMEEIFSLEV from the coding sequence ATGAGAACATATGCTTTAGCATTGGATTTAAAGGATGATCCGGCTCTAATTAGAGAATATGAGGCCTATCACAAAAATGTCTGGCCAGAGGTACTGACGAGTATAAAAGAGAGCGGCATTCAGTTTATGCAAATATACAGAACAGGTAATCGGCTTTTTATGCAGATGACTGTAAACGACCGTTTCAGCTTTGAAAAGAAGGCTGCCGCTGACAATGCTAATCCAAAAGTAATAGAATGGGAAGAACTGATGTGGAAGTATCAGCAGGGACTTCCCGGGGCGGCGCCGGGTCAAAAATGGATATTGATGGAAGAGATATTTTCTCTGGAAGTCTAA
- the pstB gene encoding phosphate ABC transporter ATP-binding protein PstB, whose protein sequence is MESTIIKAINYNAYFGENQVVKDVSMDIPRNSVIAVMGPSGCGKTTFLRGINRMHELVPGAHADGNIWLNDEDVMEMHPIVVRLKIGMVFQRPNPFPNLSIHDNVLAGYKLNGIKLSKSDRERIVEESLTKVALWKEVKDSLMKKGTFLSGGQQQRLCIARAVAMQPEVLLFDEPTSALDPISTATVEELFKELKKNYTLIIVTHNMQQAARVSDKTAFFYMGELVEYDETNLMFTNPADQRTQNYITGRFS, encoded by the coding sequence ATGGAAAGTACAATTATAAAAGCAATTAACTATAATGCCTATTTTGGGGAGAATCAGGTCGTCAAAGACGTGAGCATGGACATTCCGCGCAACAGCGTTATCGCTGTTATGGGTCCCTCGGGTTGTGGGAAAACCACTTTTTTAAGAGGCATTAACCGAATGCACGAACTGGTACCGGGTGCACATGCCGACGGGAATATATGGCTAAACGATGAAGATGTGATGGAGATGCATCCGATTGTTGTACGTCTTAAAATTGGTATGGTGTTTCAGCGGCCCAATCCTTTTCCTAATCTGAGCATTCATGATAATGTCCTTGCCGGCTATAAACTCAATGGGATAAAACTCTCTAAGTCAGATAGAGAAAGGATCGTGGAGGAGTCATTGACGAAGGTAGCTCTTTGGAAAGAAGTTAAGGACTCCCTGATGAAAAAGGGGACTTTTCTTTCGGGTGGTCAGCAACAGCGTCTCTGTATCGCTAGGGCTGTTGCAATGCAACCGGAAGTGCTCTTATTTGATGAACCGACTTCGGCCCTGGATCCGATTTCTACTGCTACGGTAGAGGAGCTATTTAAAGAGCTGAAGAAGAATTATACACTGATCATCGTCACCCATAATATGCAGCAGGCAGCCAGGGTCAGTGATAAGACGGCTTTCTTCTATATGGGAGAACTGGTCGAATACGATGAAACAAACCTTATGTTTACCAACCCTGCAGATCAACGGACACAAAATTATATAACCGGTAGATTCAGTTAA
- a CDS encoding SDR family NAD(P)-dependent oxidoreductase: protein MKFSLTGKNALVTGAGSGIGQATALSFAQAGAHVWIVDLNEPGARETERQIKEKGGKASVLLVNVTDQAAVEKAYASPETIDILVNSAGVSHIGNLVGTTEADFDRIYQVNVKGVYLSMQAAINRMLETKKGVILNLASIASSVGIPDRFAYSMSKGAVLAMTLSVAKDYVKQGIRCNCISPARVHTPFVDGFLAKNYPGKEQEMFEKLSATQPIGRMATPTEIADLILYLCSDEAGFITGCDYPIDGGFIKLNN, encoded by the coding sequence ATGAAGTTTAGTTTGACAGGCAAAAATGCGTTGGTGACAGGTGCCGGCAGCGGGATTGGCCAGGCTACCGCGCTCAGTTTTGCCCAGGCAGGTGCTCATGTTTGGATTGTGGATCTGAATGAGCCGGGTGCAAGAGAAACAGAAAGACAAATTAAAGAAAAGGGTGGAAAAGCCAGTGTGCTTCTGGTCAATGTTACAGATCAGGCAGCTGTTGAGAAAGCGTACGCCTCACCTGAAACAATCGACATTTTAGTCAATAGCGCAGGCGTCTCCCATATTGGTAATCTGGTCGGTACAACTGAGGCGGATTTTGACCGGATCTATCAGGTGAATGTAAAAGGTGTGTATCTCTCTATGCAGGCTGCGATAAATCGTATGCTGGAAACAAAAAAAGGTGTGATCTTAAACCTGGCCTCCATTGCTTCCAGCGTAGGTATCCCTGATCGTTTTGCCTATTCTATGAGCAAAGGTGCGGTACTGGCTATGACGTTATCTGTCGCCAAAGATTATGTGAAACAGGGAATCCGTTGTAACTGCATTTCTCCGGCAAGGGTTCATACGCCATTTGTGGATGGTTTTTTAGCAAAGAACTATCCCGGCAAAGAACAAGAAATGTTTGAGAAACTTTCCGCCACACAGCCAATTGGCCGTATGGCCACGCCGACGGAGATTGCAGATCTGATTTTATATTTATGCAGTGATGAAGCAGGCTTTATTACTGGTTGTGATTATCCCATCGATGGCGGCTTTATTAAATTGAATAATTAA
- a CDS encoding sugar MFS transporter, whose translation MSKNKYLFAFALVTSLFFIWGFTYGLLDVLNKHFQETLQVTKTRSTLLQAAYFGAYFLMGLIGVFVNKFDYKKGIIFGLLLFAIGAFLFYPAAESFNFNFFLLALFILAAGCGCLETTANPYVTVLGDPARSANRLNLSQCFNGLGSFFGPILASQLFFSHGNSDNLDSVKSVYLVIGVVVLAIAFLFIKTKLPEIKEAEAEHLTSEEDKKPLGAHPHFIFGVVAQFFYIAAQVGVAALFINYCTESGLKIDNALASKLLSLALILFAGGRFLGTFLMRTIAPQVLLSIYAIVNVVLCGVVLLHMEWISIGALVAIFLFESIMFPTIFALGIKGLGSHTKKAASFMIMSIVGGAIVPYVMGILADRYSTAASYVIPMACFLIVAWYGWKGYNSGMVDSDTDVKVDFAKH comes from the coding sequence ATGTCAAAAAATAAGTATCTATTTGCTTTTGCACTGGTTACTTCGCTATTCTTCATCTGGGGCTTCACTTATGGCCTCCTGGATGTCCTCAATAAGCATTTTCAGGAAACGTTGCAGGTGACCAAAACCCGGAGCACACTGTTGCAGGCTGCTTATTTTGGTGCTTATTTTTTGATGGGTCTTATTGGCGTCTTTGTAAATAAGTTTGATTACAAAAAAGGGATCATTTTTGGACTGTTGCTCTTCGCTATCGGCGCCTTTCTGTTTTATCCGGCGGCAGAATCCTTTAATTTTAATTTCTTTTTGCTGGCATTGTTCATTCTGGCTGCCGGTTGCGGCTGCCTGGAAACAACCGCTAATCCTTATGTGACCGTCTTAGGAGATCCTGCCAGATCGGCGAATCGTCTGAACTTAAGCCAGTGTTTCAACGGCCTGGGATCTTTTTTCGGCCCTATCCTTGCCAGCCAGCTTTTTTTCTCTCATGGTAACAGCGATAACCTGGATTCGGTAAAGAGCGTTTATTTAGTTATTGGTGTTGTAGTTTTGGCGATTGCTTTCTTATTTATTAAGACAAAATTGCCGGAGATTAAGGAGGCGGAAGCCGAGCATCTGACCAGTGAAGAGGATAAAAAGCCATTGGGAGCCCATCCGCATTTTATCTTTGGCGTCGTAGCGCAGTTTTTTTATATCGCTGCTCAGGTTGGCGTAGCGGCTTTATTTATTAATTATTGTACTGAGAGCGGCCTTAAGATAGATAACGCGCTGGCATCTAAATTACTTTCTCTGGCTCTGATCTTATTTGCGGGAGGACGTTTTCTTGGAACATTTCTTATGCGTACCATCGCCCCTCAGGTACTTTTGTCCATATATGCAATTGTAAATGTTGTGCTTTGTGGTGTCGTTTTATTACATATGGAATGGATTTCCATCGGAGCACTCGTCGCTATATTCTTATTTGAATCTATTATGTTCCCGACAATTTTTGCTTTGGGAATCAAAGGGTTGGGCTCGCATACGAAGAAGGCGGCCTCATTTATGATTATGTCTATCGTTGGCGGAGCAATTGTTCCTTATGTTATGGGGATACTGGCCGATCGTTATTCCACCGCTGCGTCTTATGTGATACCTATGGCATGTTTTCTGATCGTGGCCTGGTATGGATGGAAGGGATATAATAGTGGTATGGTAGATAGTGACACAGATGTAAAGGTGGATTTTGCCAAACATTAG
- the pstC gene encoding phosphate ABC transporter permease subunit PstC has translation MDSVIHDIGASSQVQSAVVPQTKAGTHNERLLRPGRIRKGIRRERFFKKTLSFTGLMIILIVFGILATLFYQSLPAIQSLGARFFWSSTWNPVENIFGALPFLVGTLITSFLALIISVPFSIAIAVFLGEYFPKGGFSNFIKNTIDLIAAVPSVIFGFWGFFVLVPIIRILEMKFGIMPNGVGLFSASLILAIMIIPYAASLGTTMIRMVPASLKEGAYALGATRWEVLRKVIVPYSKSGLFAGILLSLGRAIGETMAVTMLIGNANFLPKSIFSPGNTMASVIANEFTEADHPIYVSALIEMGLFLFLVTFVINLIGKKIIKRATSNNG, from the coding sequence ATGGATTCAGTTATACATGACATTGGAGCTTCGTCGCAGGTGCAAAGCGCTGTTGTACCCCAGACAAAGGCAGGTACACATAATGAAAGGCTGTTACGGCCGGGCCGAATACGTAAGGGAATCAGAAGGGAAAGATTTTTCAAAAAGACCTTGTCTTTTACAGGTTTAATGATTATACTGATTGTCTTTGGAATTCTGGCCACGCTGTTCTATCAATCTCTGCCGGCGATCCAGTCACTCGGGGCACGTTTTTTCTGGAGCAGCACCTGGAACCCCGTAGAAAATATTTTTGGTGCGTTACCTTTTCTGGTGGGAACACTTATTACTTCTTTTTTAGCATTGATTATTTCCGTTCCCTTTTCAATAGCTATTGCCGTTTTTCTCGGAGAGTATTTTCCTAAAGGAGGTTTTTCCAATTTTATCAAGAATACTATTGATTTGATCGCAGCAGTACCCTCTGTTATATTTGGTTTTTGGGGTTTCTTTGTACTGGTTCCTATTATCAGGATACTGGAAATGAAATTTGGGATTATGCCTAACGGCGTAGGCTTATTTTCTGCATCATTGATATTGGCGATTATGATTATCCCATACGCTGCATCTCTGGGAACGACAATGATTCGTATGGTGCCGGCCTCCTTAAAGGAAGGGGCTTATGCATTAGGCGCAACCCGGTGGGAAGTATTGCGCAAGGTCATTGTCCCCTATTCTAAATCAGGACTTTTTGCGGGGATCCTTTTGTCACTGGGCAGAGCCATAGGCGAGACAATGGCGGTTACTATGCTCATCGGGAACGCGAATTTTCTACCCAAAAGCATTTTTTCGCCGGGTAATACCATGGCCAGTGTGATTGCTAATGAATTCACGGAGGCGGATCACCCTATTTATGTATCGGCCTTGATTGAAATGGGGCTGTTCTTATTTCTGGTGACTTTTGTTATAAACCTAATAGGCAAAAAAATTATCAAACGCGCGACCAGCAACAATGGTTGA
- a CDS encoding cytidine deaminase, whose amino-acid sequence MEKHYQFAYDYFDSIDDLTPEENALIQRARQRAHHAYVPYSNFGVAAVGLLENGMIVESTNQENASYPVGICAERVLLSTISSVHPDIRLLKMAISYYNPGGKDQAPIAPCGMCRQALQEQQLRFGQPVLLLLSGQEGSVIRVKDSMDLLPFHFSATDLRG is encoded by the coding sequence ATGGAGAAACATTACCAATTTGCATATGATTACTTTGATTCAATAGATGACTTAACGCCTGAGGAAAATGCTTTAATACAGCGTGCCAGACAGCGGGCGCATCATGCCTATGTACCCTATTCAAATTTTGGGGTCGCTGCCGTCGGATTGCTGGAAAACGGTATGATTGTAGAAAGTACCAATCAGGAGAACGCCAGCTATCCGGTTGGTATTTGCGCCGAAAGAGTATTGCTTTCGACTATTTCTTCTGTTCATCCTGACATCCGTTTATTAAAGATGGCCATAAGTTATTATAATCCCGGCGGTAAGGACCAGGCGCCGATTGCCCCATGTGGCATGTGCCGGCAGGCACTGCAGGAGCAGCAGTTGCGGTTTGGGCAACCCGTGCTTTTGCTGTTGTCGGGACAAGAGGGCAGTGTCATCCGGGTGAAGGATTCCATGGATCTGCTGCCGTTTCATTTTTCCGCAACAGACTTGAGAGGATAA